A genomic stretch from Glaciecola nitratireducens FR1064 includes:
- a CDS encoding Lon protease family protein produces MVAKLSSIQQVMQKLSIAAADLSAGVNNEMFDIAMQSQAGETALIGQNRAKEALNFGLGVNSTGYNLYVMGEQATGRYTLVHNFINQRAHAQPTPNDWCYLNNFDDERQPIALQLPTSQSKAFVEDIESLLDELMDTFPAVFENPSYQRRKAAITRSNEQRYDKAIDEVEKIAFGKGIALIEENGTISFSPIIDGKPINDADFALRSDDERQVYYGLIDELEECLSEALIEVPLWQRESAEQLRKLKRDTAEQGIRPLLKELEHKHASDIAILKHLKQLKPHLIDTVTELLVPETKDEKQDDFDISAILVDTYVPNVLVRHSIDAGAPIVYESNPTHQNLFGKVEYTSVQGSVYTNYRMIVAGALHKANGGYLLLDADKFVDQPYVWESLKLALKFGQLKMELPQQDVGMVNSITQTPQVIPLKVKVILLGSRELYYALQDYDDEFKELFRVLVDFDHEIPLNQQNLNDFVARVKGHVQHIGLSGIDAEAMRRLLEHSLRLAEHQSKLSARFADVIELINEAQYFCFQQQQNQLEAIHIEAALAAKKNRTGRVSESLLEDIKEGHVLINTDGHAAGKVNGLTVLEVGDTAFGTPARITSTVYAGSSGVIDIEREVELGQSIHSKGVMLLTGYLGNKYAQFFPLTLSANIALEQSYGYIDGDSASLGELIALISALTELPVDQGLAVTGSINQYGEVQAVGGVNEKIEGYFSLCLQRGLNGKQGVIIPKSNALNLVLDSEIIEAVKQGLFHVYAVSSVDETLCLLMKKEAGELNVKGRYPKNSIHYQAVNRLYNIANIVNGGADDE; encoded by the coding sequence ATGGTTGCAAAACTCTCGTCCATTCAACAAGTCATGCAAAAACTGAGCATTGCCGCAGCCGATTTGAGTGCGGGCGTTAATAATGAAATGTTCGATATCGCTATGCAAAGCCAAGCAGGTGAGACAGCGCTAATTGGACAAAATAGAGCAAAAGAAGCGTTAAATTTTGGTTTGGGCGTTAACTCAACTGGCTACAATTTGTATGTCATGGGTGAGCAAGCGACAGGCCGCTATACCCTGGTGCATAACTTTATTAATCAGCGCGCCCATGCGCAACCGACGCCTAATGACTGGTGTTATTTAAATAATTTTGATGATGAACGTCAACCTATCGCTTTGCAGTTGCCAACAAGTCAGAGCAAAGCTTTTGTTGAAGATATTGAAAGTTTACTTGATGAATTAATGGATACTTTTCCCGCAGTCTTCGAAAATCCAAGCTATCAGCGTCGAAAGGCAGCCATTACTCGGTCCAATGAGCAACGCTACGATAAGGCCATTGATGAAGTTGAGAAAATTGCGTTTGGCAAAGGCATTGCTCTCATTGAGGAAAATGGCACTATTAGCTTTTCTCCCATTATTGACGGCAAACCAATAAATGATGCCGATTTCGCGCTGCGTAGTGATGACGAAAGGCAGGTATATTATGGCCTCATTGATGAACTTGAGGAATGTTTGAGCGAAGCACTCATTGAAGTCCCTTTATGGCAACGCGAGAGTGCCGAGCAGTTGCGAAAACTGAAGCGTGACACTGCTGAGCAGGGTATTCGTCCTTTGCTTAAGGAACTAGAGCATAAACATGCATCAGATATAGCGATTCTGAAGCATCTGAAACAGTTGAAGCCGCATTTAATTGACACAGTGACAGAATTACTGGTTCCTGAAACCAAAGATGAGAAACAAGACGATTTTGATATAAGCGCAATTTTGGTTGATACCTATGTTCCAAATGTGTTGGTACGACATTCAATTGATGCTGGCGCGCCTATCGTTTATGAGTCCAACCCAACACATCAGAATTTGTTTGGTAAAGTCGAATACACAAGTGTCCAAGGTAGTGTTTACACCAACTACAGGATGATCGTTGCAGGTGCCTTACACAAAGCTAACGGTGGTTATTTGTTGCTGGATGCAGACAAATTTGTTGATCAGCCCTACGTTTGGGAATCGTTAAAGCTGGCACTAAAATTTGGCCAACTAAAAATGGAGTTACCGCAGCAAGATGTAGGCATGGTGAATTCGATCACGCAAACCCCCCAAGTGATCCCATTAAAAGTAAAAGTGATACTGCTAGGGTCGCGTGAACTCTATTATGCGCTGCAAGATTATGACGATGAATTCAAAGAGCTGTTCCGAGTTCTCGTAGATTTTGACCATGAAATTCCTTTAAACCAACAAAATTTGAATGACTTCGTCGCGAGGGTAAAGGGGCACGTTCAACATATAGGTCTTAGTGGTATTGATGCAGAAGCAATGCGACGACTTCTTGAACATAGCCTGAGACTGGCTGAACATCAGTCAAAATTGAGCGCAAGATTTGCTGATGTGATTGAGTTGATAAATGAGGCGCAATACTTTTGTTTTCAACAGCAGCAAAATCAGCTTGAGGCCATTCATATAGAAGCTGCATTAGCGGCCAAGAAAAACCGAACAGGTCGTGTGAGTGAATCACTTCTTGAGGATATAAAAGAAGGCCATGTCCTGATTAATACCGATGGACACGCTGCTGGAAAAGTAAATGGACTCACCGTACTGGAGGTTGGAGACACTGCTTTCGGAACTCCTGCTCGCATAACCTCGACGGTTTATGCCGGTTCAAGTGGTGTTATTGACATTGAGCGTGAAGTGGAACTGGGACAATCGATACACTCTAAGGGCGTTATGCTCCTCACTGGCTATCTTGGTAATAAGTATGCTCAATTCTTTCCGCTTACTCTGTCGGCCAATATCGCGTTAGAGCAATCGTATGGCTATATTGATGGCGATAGTGCGTCCTTGGGAGAATTAATAGCGCTCATTTCTGCTTTGACGGAATTACCCGTTGACCAAGGATTGGCAGTAACGGGCTCTATAAATCAATATGGCGAAGTGCAGGCGGTCGGCGGCGTAAATGAAAAAATCGAAGGCTATTTTTCACTTTGTTTGCAACGCGGCTTGAATGGCAAGCAGGGCGTGATTATTCCAAAATCGAATGCGCTCAATTTGGTCTTAGACAGTGAAATTATTGAAGCGGTTAAGCAAGGTTTATTTCACGTTTATGCGGTAAGTTCGGTTGATGAAACGTTGTGTCTATTAATGAAGAAAGAAGCGGGTGAGTTGAATGTAAAAGGACGCTATCCAAAAAATAGCATCCACTATCAAGCAGTTAATCGCTTATATAACATTGCCAATATAGTTAATGGTGGCGCAGACGACGAGTAG
- the yhbY gene encoding ribosome assembly RNA-binding protein YhbY: protein MNLSNKQKQYLKGLAHPLKPVVQLGNNGLTEGVLAEIENALSFHELIKVKVPSDDKEEKQLIMEAIIGETNAVQVQAIGHVLVMYRQSDEKKISIPKR from the coding sequence ATGAATTTATCAAATAAACAAAAGCAATATTTAAAAGGCCTAGCGCACCCATTGAAACCGGTTGTCCAGCTAGGGAATAACGGATTGACTGAAGGTGTTTTAGCCGAAATAGAGAACGCGCTCAGTTTTCACGAGTTAATAAAAGTAAAAGTGCCAAGTGATGACAAAGAAGAAAAACAGCTCATTATGGAAGCTATCATAGGCGAGACAAACGCAGTGCAAGTTCAAGCTATTGGACATGTTTTGGTGATGTATCGTCAAAGTGATGAGAAAAAAATCAGTATTCCAAAGCGATAA
- a CDS encoding SDR family NAD(P)-dependent oxidoreductase, which yields MTTDNTNTIAIVTGGCSGLGHATAKVLREAGYHLAIFDLNEALGKQRVSEFGDNFCTFYKVDVTNDASVEAAVAEVAKGDLEIRLCVNCAGVAPAKRTLDREGEAMPLVNFKSVIDINLIGTFNVARVAASAMAKNAPLGEANERGLIVNTASVAGYEGQIGQTAYAASKGGIIGLCLPMARDLAPLGIRVNTIAPGVMGTPMLLAMPDKVQEALVQNVQFPKRLGLPEEFGKLVLHMANNAYLNGETVRLDGALRMPPK from the coding sequence ATGACGACAGATAATACAAATACAATAGCAATAGTTACGGGCGGATGCTCAGGACTAGGGCATGCCACCGCCAAAGTGCTGCGAGAAGCCGGTTACCATCTTGCTATATTTGATTTAAATGAAGCGTTAGGTAAACAACGCGTTAGCGAATTTGGCGACAATTTTTGTACGTTTTATAAAGTAGATGTAACCAATGACGCAAGTGTAGAAGCAGCTGTTGCTGAAGTCGCGAAAGGCGACTTAGAAATACGTCTTTGCGTAAATTGCGCAGGTGTTGCTCCGGCGAAGCGCACCCTAGACCGTGAAGGCGAAGCAATGCCCTTAGTCAACTTTAAATCAGTAATTGATATTAATTTAATCGGTACCTTTAATGTCGCTCGTGTCGCCGCCAGCGCTATGGCAAAAAATGCGCCTTTAGGTGAAGCAAATGAACGGGGCTTAATTGTTAATACAGCCTCAGTTGCTGGTTATGAAGGTCAAATAGGACAAACGGCCTACGCTGCAAGTAAAGGCGGTATTATTGGTTTGTGTTTACCGATGGCAAGAGATTTAGCACCGCTTGGCATTCGAGTGAATACAATAGCACCAGGCGTAATGGGTACGCCAATGTTACTCGCAATGCCGGATAAAGTTCAGGAAGCCTTAGTACAAAATGTGCAGTTTCCAAAGCGTTTAGGTTTACCAGAAGAGTTCGGAAAGCTGGTGCTACATATGGCAAATAACGCTTACTTAAACGGCGAAACCGTGCGTTTAGACGGCGCGTTGAGAATGCCGCCTAAATAG